One Halioglobus japonicus DNA segment encodes these proteins:
- the cheA gene encoding chemotaxis protein CheA yields the protein MDLSEFSKHFFDEADELLSEIECCLLNLDLEHPDSETLNAVFRAAHSIKGGAGTFGFTVVQETTHILENLLDDARNGKLILTRVIVDQILEARDMLKDQLDAYKNGTAPDQANFDALCRALQRVAEENRTDFGPISAVQGGSANPNPSTAGENSSDFELFNEAELPSSRSPAQVLLVQLNSVNECDRALIIEELGNLGDVLSQSGDAELYDIIVSTNELCEDLAAVLNFVIEPEQLTIIVQATSDANGSADVPIAGPKADHAQVDSNVDAQDSANSEKQAKRSSSESTTIRVAVDKLDQVINLVGELIITQSMLNETANSLEGVTNSELLNGINLLQRNARDLQEAVMSIRMLPMDYVFSRFPRLVRDFAGKLGKEINLVTEGESTELDKGLTERIIDPLTHLVRNSLDHGIELPEVREAAGKSREGRLVLSAQHEGGNIVIEVRDDGLGLDRDKILAKAKERGIGLAENPSDQDVWQLVFTPGFSTAAEVSDISGRGVGMDVVKRNIQSMGGYVEIESERGKGTTTRIVLPLTLAILDGMLVRGGSEIYILPVSSIIESLQLQDENLSSLPGNIPMLRVREEYYPVVAIYDAMGLQDTREERDSDERKTAVMLQAGSLKYVLLVDELIGQQQVVVKNLEDNYGRVEGVSAATILGDGSVALILDIGDLYRLGQESRLSTQRTATKKVNPADSTEQQALPADD from the coding sequence GATGAGGCCGACGAACTCCTGTCGGAAATTGAATGTTGTCTACTGAACCTGGATCTCGAACATCCAGATTCTGAAACTCTCAATGCGGTGTTTCGAGCGGCTCATTCGATTAAGGGCGGTGCGGGTACATTTGGCTTTACGGTTGTGCAGGAGACCACACACATACTGGAAAACCTACTGGATGATGCTCGTAATGGGAAGTTGATTCTGACCCGGGTTATCGTAGACCAAATTTTGGAAGCCAGAGACATGCTGAAAGATCAATTGGACGCCTACAAGAATGGCACCGCACCTGACCAGGCGAACTTCGATGCACTTTGTCGCGCCCTCCAGAGAGTAGCAGAGGAAAACAGAACTGACTTTGGCCCGATATCTGCAGTTCAGGGTGGTTCAGCAAACCCTAATCCCTCGACTGCTGGCGAAAATAGTAGCGATTTCGAACTTTTCAACGAAGCAGAGTTGCCGTCCAGTCGCTCACCCGCACAGGTGTTGCTGGTGCAGCTGAACTCCGTGAATGAGTGTGATAGGGCACTGATAATTGAGGAGCTTGGCAATCTGGGCGACGTGCTTAGTCAATCAGGCGACGCTGAGCTTTACGACATTATCGTGTCGACCAACGAACTCTGCGAAGATCTCGCGGCGGTGCTCAATTTCGTGATTGAGCCGGAGCAGTTAACCATTATTGTGCAAGCAACCTCCGATGCAAATGGCAGTGCAGATGTACCAATCGCGGGGCCCAAGGCAGATCACGCACAGGTTGATTCGAATGTCGATGCACAAGATAGCGCGAACAGCGAAAAGCAGGCTAAGCGCTCTTCCAGCGAGTCGACGACGATCAGGGTAGCCGTCGACAAGTTAGATCAGGTGATCAACCTGGTGGGTGAACTGATCATTACACAATCGATGTTGAACGAAACTGCTAATAGTCTTGAGGGCGTCACCAATAGTGAACTGCTCAATGGCATCAACTTATTGCAACGCAATGCCCGTGATCTTCAGGAAGCGGTGATGTCGATTCGTATGCTGCCCATGGACTACGTATTCAGTCGTTTTCCGAGGCTGGTTCGCGATTTTGCAGGCAAACTCGGCAAAGAGATCAATCTGGTAACGGAAGGTGAGTCGACCGAACTCGACAAGGGCCTGACAGAACGCATTATAGATCCACTGACACACCTGGTGCGCAATAGCCTCGACCACGGTATAGAGCTGCCGGAAGTGAGAGAGGCGGCTGGCAAGTCCAGAGAGGGTCGCCTAGTGCTCTCTGCGCAACATGAAGGCGGGAACATAGTGATCGAGGTTCGAGATGACGGGTTGGGCCTAGATCGCGACAAAATTTTGGCGAAGGCCAAGGAGAGGGGTATCGGACTGGCTGAAAATCCCTCCGATCAGGATGTGTGGCAATTGGTATTCACCCCGGGTTTCTCTACTGCAGCCGAAGTCAGTGATATTTCCGGCCGCGGTGTGGGTATGGATGTAGTGAAACGCAACATTCAGTCCATGGGAGGTTATGTAGAGATCGAGTCTGAGCGAGGCAAGGGTACAACCACGCGAATTGTCCTGCCGCTGACGTTGGCGATTCTTGACGGCATGTTGGTGCGTGGTGGTAGCGAAATCTATATTCTGCCAGTGAGCTCCATTATCGAATCGCTTCAGTTGCAGGATGAGAACCTATCCTCCTTGCCAGGCAACATACCCATGCTGCGTGTGCGAGAGGAATACTATCCCGTGGTGGCTATCTATGATGCGATGGGTTTGCAGGATACGCGCGAGGAGCGAGACAGCGACGAGCGCAAAACTGCAGTCATGCTACAGGCGGGCTCGTTGAAGTATGTGCTACTGGTTGATGAACTGATAGGTCAGCAACAGGTCGTCGTCAAAAATCTCGAAGATAATTATGGAAGGGTGGAGGGTGTTTCAGCGGCCACCATCCTCGGTGACGGTAGCGTGGCACTGATTCTGGATATTGGTGATCTGTACAGGCTAGGCCAGGAATCGCGGCTCAGCACGCAACGCACTGCAACCAAAAAAGTTAACCCAGCTGACTCCACAGAACAACAGGCTTTGCCTGCCGACGATTAG